In one window of Myxocyprinus asiaticus isolate MX2 ecotype Aquarium Trade chromosome 43, UBuf_Myxa_2, whole genome shotgun sequence DNA:
- the LOC127433436 gene encoding carbonic anhydrase 4-like, whose amino-acid sequence MMLHLLLILSVVSLAHSDDDFCYVEKHCDPYAWGDSYPSCHPLLYSHHSPINLNHELTRNDSLDSLHLEGFNLTHKGQWKLRNQGHSVVLEVGNGMQVSGAGLPGTYRTVQLHFHWGSVSSNGSEHTLDNMRFPMEMHIVNIKSTHPNLTSALEDETGLAVLGVFIDVVFLHNENFQPISSALPSVAYKGQTKSIRPFPLIDLLPQNNLTQYYRYHGSLTTPPCSQVVLWTIYEVPIYISWTQFEQFVSGIYSTEEEADEQVLLHNNYRHIHLTYSRTVYASKDAKLLTNGVSSLVIFQLLKIFLFIVFVNF is encoded by the exons ATGATGCTACATCTGTTGCTGATTTTGTCTGTGGTTTCATTGGCACACAGTGATGATG ATTTCTGTTATGTTGAAAAGCATTGTG ATCCATATGCATGGGGTGACAGCTACCCCTCCTGTCATCCTCTTCTGTACAGCCATCATTCTCCGATCAACCTGAACCATGAGTTAACAAGGAACGATTCTTTAGACTCTCTGCATCTGGAGGGTTTTAATTTGACCCATAAAGGACAATGGAAACTTAGAAATCAGGGTCACTCAG TTGTGCTGGAGGTCGGTAACGGTATGCAGGTGAGTGGTGCAGGACTTCCTGGAACTTATCGCACCGTCCAGTTACATTTTCATTGGGGAAGTGTCTCCTCAAATGGATCAGAACACACCTTGGACAACATGAGGTTTCCTATGGAG ATGCACATAGTTAACATCAAATCCACACATCCAAACTTGACGTCTGCACTGGAGGACGAAACTGGCCTTGCTGTGCTTGGAGTCTTCATTGAT GTGGTGTTTTTGCACAATGAAAACTTTCAGCCCATCTCAAGCGCACTTCCTTCTGTCGCCTACAAAG GACAAACTAAATCAATCAGGCCTTTTCCTCTTATTGACCTGTTACCTCAGAACAACTTGACGCAGTATTACAGATATCATGGCAGTCTCACAACGCCACCATGTTCACAGGTGGTTTTGTGGACCATTTATGAAGTTCCCATCTACATTTCGTGGACTCAG tTTGAACAGTTTGTGAGTGGAATATATTCCACTGAAGAAGAAGCAGATGAACAGGTTCTCCTGCACAACAACTATAGACACATCCATCTAACCTACAGTCGGACCGTGTACGCTTCCAAAGACGCCAAGCTACTCACCAATGGTGTTTCTTCGCTTGtgatttttcagcttttaaaaattTTTCTGTTCATTGTTTTTGTAAACTTTTAG
- the LOC127433410 gene encoding integral membrane protein DGCR2/IDD-like isoform X1 — protein sequence MLPKADSGGFVLLLFFLTLTGPRLALARLLSELRCSPGQFACRSGKMQCIPLSWQCDGWTACEDKSDEIDCPTTKEERYRYSNSFEPVEDVMGVAQPVRFNKKCPSGWHHYEKTASCYKVYLRSENYWQAVETCQKVNGSLATFGTNEELQFVLKIEVDFDEKVCERKDQCKFWVGYQYVITSQNHSLEGRWEVAYKGSMQVFLPPEGLVNFSEANPTQGNVFCAQLQRFQIKSMNERGLHSWHTENCYKKFPFLCKRRQTCVDIKDNVVNEGYYFTPKGDDPCLSCTCHDGEPEMCVAALCERPQGCQHFRKDPKECCKFTCLDPGQTCVDIRDNVVNEGYYFTPKGDDPCLSCTCHDGEPEMCVAALCERPQGCQHFRKDPKECCKFTCLDPDGSSLFDSMASGMRLIVSCISSFLILSLLLFMVHRLRQRRRERIETLIGGNLHHFNLGRRVPGFDYGPDAFGTGLTPLHLSDDGEEGAFHFQEPPPPYAAYKYPNIHHPEDPPPPYEASINQDSIIYMDLGRAGVPLATRHASTTADSLQRDFLEQTPNQPPPLEEREDSIDSSTLLVSPDTPSESENSIIQSFSTDCSSGPSLSTVV from the exons GTCCACGGCTTGCTCTGGCCAGACTGTTGTCAG AGCTGCGCTGCAGTCCGGGCCAGTTTGCGTGCCGGAGTGGAAAAATGCAGTGCATCCCTTTGTCCTGGCAGTGTGATGGTTGGACGGCCTGTGAGGACAAAAGCGATGAGATTGATTGCCCTA CTACTAAAGAGGAGAGGTATCGTTACAGCAACAGTTTTGAGCCAGTGGAGGATGTTATGGGTGTCGCTCAACCAGTGCGCTTCAACA AGAAGTGTCCGAGCGGCTGGCACCATTATGAAAAAACAGCGAGCTGTTATAAAGTCTACCTGAGGAGCGAAAACTATTGGCAGGCGGTGGAAACCTGCCAGAAAGTCAACGGCTCGCTCGCTACGTTCGGCACCAACGAGGAGCTGCAGTTCGTCCTCAAGATCGAGGTGGATTTTGACGAGAAAGTGTGCGAGCGCAAAGACCAGTGCAA GTTCTGGGTGGGATATCAGTATGTGATTACTAGCCAGAATCATTCTCTGGAAGGCCGTTGGGAAGTGGCATACAAAG GATCCATGCAGGTGTTTCTGCCTCCGGAGGGGCTGGTTAACTTCAGCGAGGCAAATCCTACCCAGGGCAACGTGTTCTGTGCTCAGCTGCAACGCTTTCAGATCAAGAGCATGAACGAACGAGGCTTGCACAGCTGGCACACTGAAAACTGCTACAAAAAATTCCCTTTCCTCTGCAAAAGAA GACAAACATGTGTAGACATCAAAGACAACGTGGTGAATGAAGGCTATTATTTCACACCTAAAGGGGACGACCCTTGTCTGAGCTGCACGTGCCATGACGGCGAGCCAGAGATGTGTGTGGCTGCCCTGTGTGAACGCCCGCAGGGTTGCCAGCATTTCCGCAAGGACCCCAAAGAGTGCTGCAAGTTCACCTGCTTGGATCCTG GACAAACATGTGTAGACATCAGAGACAACGTGGTGAATGAAGGCTATTATTTCACACCTAAAGGGGACGACCCTTGTCTGAGCTGCACGTGCCATGACGGCGAGCCAGAGATGTGTGTGGCTGCCCTGTGTGAACGCCCGCAGGGTTGCCAGCATTTCCGCAAGGACCCCAAAGAGTGCTGCAAGTTCACCTGCTTAGATCCTG atgGCAGCAGTTTGTTTGACTCTATGGCCAGTGGCATGCGTCTCATCGTGAGCTGCATTTCGTCCTTCCTCATCCTCTCTCTGTTGCTTTTCATGGTGCACAGACTGAGGCAGCGGCGGAGAGAACGCATCGAAACCCTCATCGGAGGCAACT TGCATCATTTTAATCTGGGTCGAAGGGTACCTGGCTTTGACTATGGTCCAGATGCGTTTGGAACAGGCCTGACTCCTCTGCACCTCTCTGATGACGGTGAGGAGGGAGCGTTTCACTTCCAGGAGCCGCCGCCCCCTTATGCTGCTTACAAATATCCTAATATCCACCACCCTGAGGATCCTCCACCTCCCTATGAGGCCTCCATCAACCAAGacagcatcatttatatggacCTTG GGCGGGCCGGGGTTCCTCTGGCGACCAGGCATGCGAGCACCACGGCTGACTCTCTCCAGAGGGATTTTTTAGAGCAGACGCCCAACCAACCTCCGCCCCTGGAAGAGCGCGAGGACTCCATCGACAGCAGCACCCTACTGGTGTCTCCAGACACTCCCAGCGAATCAGAGAACAGTATCATACAGAGCTTCTCCACAGACTGCAGCAGTGGTCCATCGCTGAGCACTGTAGTATAG
- the LOC127433410 gene encoding integral membrane protein DGCR2/IDD-like isoform X3 codes for MLPKADSGGFVLLLFFLTLTGPRLALARLLSELRCSPGQFACRSGKMQCIPLSWQCDGWTACEDKSDEIDCPTTKEERYRYSNSFEPVEDVMGVAQPVRFNKKCPSGWHHYEKTASCYKVYLRSENYWQAVETCQKVNGSLATFGTNEELQFVLKIEVDFDEKVCERKDQCKFWVGYQYVITSQNHSLEGRWEVAYKGSMQVFLPPEGLVNFSEANPTQGNVFCAQLQRFQIKSMNERGLHSWHTENCYKKFPFLCKRRQTCVDIRDNVVNEGYYFTPKGDDPCLSCTCHDGEPEMCVAALCERPQGCQHFRKDPKECCKFTCLDPDGSSLFDSMASGMRLIVSCISSFLILSLLLFMVHRLRQRRRERIETLIGGNLHHFNLGRRVPGFDYGPDAFGTGLTPLHLSDDGEEGAFHFQEPPPPYAAYKYPNIHHPEDPPPPYEASINQDSIIYMDLGRAGVPLATRHASTTADSLQRDFLEQTPNQPPPLEEREDSIDSSTLLVSPDTPSESENSIIQSFSTDCSSGPSLSTVV; via the exons GTCCACGGCTTGCTCTGGCCAGACTGTTGTCAG AGCTGCGCTGCAGTCCGGGCCAGTTTGCGTGCCGGAGTGGAAAAATGCAGTGCATCCCTTTGTCCTGGCAGTGTGATGGTTGGACGGCCTGTGAGGACAAAAGCGATGAGATTGATTGCCCTA CTACTAAAGAGGAGAGGTATCGTTACAGCAACAGTTTTGAGCCAGTGGAGGATGTTATGGGTGTCGCTCAACCAGTGCGCTTCAACA AGAAGTGTCCGAGCGGCTGGCACCATTATGAAAAAACAGCGAGCTGTTATAAAGTCTACCTGAGGAGCGAAAACTATTGGCAGGCGGTGGAAACCTGCCAGAAAGTCAACGGCTCGCTCGCTACGTTCGGCACCAACGAGGAGCTGCAGTTCGTCCTCAAGATCGAGGTGGATTTTGACGAGAAAGTGTGCGAGCGCAAAGACCAGTGCAA GTTCTGGGTGGGATATCAGTATGTGATTACTAGCCAGAATCATTCTCTGGAAGGCCGTTGGGAAGTGGCATACAAAG GATCCATGCAGGTGTTTCTGCCTCCGGAGGGGCTGGTTAACTTCAGCGAGGCAAATCCTACCCAGGGCAACGTGTTCTGTGCTCAGCTGCAACGCTTTCAGATCAAGAGCATGAACGAACGAGGCTTGCACAGCTGGCACACTGAAAACTGCTACAAAAAATTCCCTTTCCTCTGCAAAAGAA GACAAACATGTGTAGACATCAGAGACAACGTGGTGAATGAAGGCTATTATTTCACACCTAAAGGGGACGACCCTTGTCTGAGCTGCACGTGCCATGACGGCGAGCCAGAGATGTGTGTGGCTGCCCTGTGTGAACGCCCGCAGGGTTGCCAGCATTTCCGCAAGGACCCCAAAGAGTGCTGCAAGTTCACCTGCTTAGATCCTG atgGCAGCAGTTTGTTTGACTCTATGGCCAGTGGCATGCGTCTCATCGTGAGCTGCATTTCGTCCTTCCTCATCCTCTCTCTGTTGCTTTTCATGGTGCACAGACTGAGGCAGCGGCGGAGAGAACGCATCGAAACCCTCATCGGAGGCAACT TGCATCATTTTAATCTGGGTCGAAGGGTACCTGGCTTTGACTATGGTCCAGATGCGTTTGGAACAGGCCTGACTCCTCTGCACCTCTCTGATGACGGTGAGGAGGGAGCGTTTCACTTCCAGGAGCCGCCGCCCCCTTATGCTGCTTACAAATATCCTAATATCCACCACCCTGAGGATCCTCCACCTCCCTATGAGGCCTCCATCAACCAAGacagcatcatttatatggacCTTG GGCGGGCCGGGGTTCCTCTGGCGACCAGGCATGCGAGCACCACGGCTGACTCTCTCCAGAGGGATTTTTTAGAGCAGACGCCCAACCAACCTCCGCCCCTGGAAGAGCGCGAGGACTCCATCGACAGCAGCACCCTACTGGTGTCTCCAGACACTCCCAGCGAATCAGAGAACAGTATCATACAGAGCTTCTCCACAGACTGCAGCAGTGGTCCATCGCTGAGCACTGTAGTATAG
- the LOC127433410 gene encoding integral membrane protein DGCR2/IDD-like isoform X2, protein MLPKADSGGFVLLLFFLTLTGPRLALARLLSELRCSPGQFACRSGKMQCIPLSWQCDGWTACEDKSDEIDCPTTKEERYRYSNSFEPVEDVMGVAQPVRFNKKCPSGWHHYEKTASCYKVYLRSENYWQAVETCQKVNGSLATFGTNEELQFVLKIEVDFDEKVCERKDQCKFWVGYQYVITSQNHSLEGRWEVAYKGSMQVFLPPEGLVNFSEANPTQGNVFCAQLQRFQIKSMNERGLHSWHTENCYKKFPFLCKRRQTCVDIKDNVVNEGYYFTPKGDDPCLSCTCHDGEPEMCVAALCERPQGCQHFRKDPKECCKFTCLDPDGSSLFDSMASGMRLIVSCISSFLILSLLLFMVHRLRQRRRERIETLIGGNLHHFNLGRRVPGFDYGPDAFGTGLTPLHLSDDGEEGAFHFQEPPPPYAAYKYPNIHHPEDPPPPYEASINQDSIIYMDLGRAGVPLATRHASTTADSLQRDFLEQTPNQPPPLEEREDSIDSSTLLVSPDTPSESENSIIQSFSTDCSSGPSLSTVV, encoded by the exons GTCCACGGCTTGCTCTGGCCAGACTGTTGTCAG AGCTGCGCTGCAGTCCGGGCCAGTTTGCGTGCCGGAGTGGAAAAATGCAGTGCATCCCTTTGTCCTGGCAGTGTGATGGTTGGACGGCCTGTGAGGACAAAAGCGATGAGATTGATTGCCCTA CTACTAAAGAGGAGAGGTATCGTTACAGCAACAGTTTTGAGCCAGTGGAGGATGTTATGGGTGTCGCTCAACCAGTGCGCTTCAACA AGAAGTGTCCGAGCGGCTGGCACCATTATGAAAAAACAGCGAGCTGTTATAAAGTCTACCTGAGGAGCGAAAACTATTGGCAGGCGGTGGAAACCTGCCAGAAAGTCAACGGCTCGCTCGCTACGTTCGGCACCAACGAGGAGCTGCAGTTCGTCCTCAAGATCGAGGTGGATTTTGACGAGAAAGTGTGCGAGCGCAAAGACCAGTGCAA GTTCTGGGTGGGATATCAGTATGTGATTACTAGCCAGAATCATTCTCTGGAAGGCCGTTGGGAAGTGGCATACAAAG GATCCATGCAGGTGTTTCTGCCTCCGGAGGGGCTGGTTAACTTCAGCGAGGCAAATCCTACCCAGGGCAACGTGTTCTGTGCTCAGCTGCAACGCTTTCAGATCAAGAGCATGAACGAACGAGGCTTGCACAGCTGGCACACTGAAAACTGCTACAAAAAATTCCCTTTCCTCTGCAAAAGAA GACAAACATGTGTAGACATCAAAGACAACGTGGTGAATGAAGGCTATTATTTCACACCTAAAGGGGACGACCCTTGTCTGAGCTGCACGTGCCATGACGGCGAGCCAGAGATGTGTGTGGCTGCCCTGTGTGAACGCCCGCAGGGTTGCCAGCATTTCCGCAAGGACCCCAAAGAGTGCTGCAAGTTCACCTGCTTGGATCCTG atgGCAGCAGTTTGTTTGACTCTATGGCCAGTGGCATGCGTCTCATCGTGAGCTGCATTTCGTCCTTCCTCATCCTCTCTCTGTTGCTTTTCATGGTGCACAGACTGAGGCAGCGGCGGAGAGAACGCATCGAAACCCTCATCGGAGGCAACT TGCATCATTTTAATCTGGGTCGAAGGGTACCTGGCTTTGACTATGGTCCAGATGCGTTTGGAACAGGCCTGACTCCTCTGCACCTCTCTGATGACGGTGAGGAGGGAGCGTTTCACTTCCAGGAGCCGCCGCCCCCTTATGCTGCTTACAAATATCCTAATATCCACCACCCTGAGGATCCTCCACCTCCCTATGAGGCCTCCATCAACCAAGacagcatcatttatatggacCTTG GGCGGGCCGGGGTTCCTCTGGCGACCAGGCATGCGAGCACCACGGCTGACTCTCTCCAGAGGGATTTTTTAGAGCAGACGCCCAACCAACCTCCGCCCCTGGAAGAGCGCGAGGACTCCATCGACAGCAGCACCCTACTGGTGTCTCCAGACACTCCCAGCGAATCAGAGAACAGTATCATACAGAGCTTCTCCACAGACTGCAGCAGTGGTCCATCGCTGAGCACTGTAGTATAG